A DNA window from Camelina sativa cultivar DH55 chromosome 13, Cs, whole genome shotgun sequence contains the following coding sequences:
- the LOC109128284 gene encoding uncharacterized protein LOC109128284, with product MAKLIWLLFFRSGSVWVAWFSAAVLSDNLSKFWTLKPNSKYSWITNKLLKIRDSVYPWIKVNVGDGSSCQFWTDHWSKLGRMETYLSGVGLYQIGIPRGARLADLWRRGDWRLPPARSDALVNVHIELSTITLLQHPDSYCWWIDDHLKDSHTTGNICSALKEKLPTVPWHSIVWFSGGIPKHKFLTWLFVLNRCPTRDRMLNWGLQVDSYCLLCAAEPESRDHLFFDCSFAWLVWRTVAERCLFTPSRSWSVKLQSLLSFRGPRVLKKLLLLAWQATIYTLWTESNYRLHRNNYKSSDLLLRQIDNIVRNKASSFRDMNPTLSLDLLHLWFSNYARMIP from the exons ATGGCGAAACTCATCTGGCTTCTCTTCTTCAGGTCAGGATCGGTTTGGGTTGCTTGGTTCAGCGCAGCTGTCCTGTCGGATAACCTTAGCAAATTCTGGACTCTAAAACCTAACAGCAAATACTCTTGGATAACAAACAAGCTTT TAAAGATCAGAGATTCAGTTTATCCATGGATAAAGGTGAACGTGGGAGATGGATCTAGTTGTCAATTCTGGACAGACCACTGGAGTAAACTGGGAAGAATGGAAACTTATCTTTCAGGCGTCGGACTCTATCAAATAGGCATCCCACGTGGAGCTCGACTAGCTGACTTATGGAGACGGGGGGATTGGAGGCTACCACCTGCAAGATCAGATGCGCTGGTCAATGTGCATATTGAGCTCTCAACTATCACCCTACTGCAACATCCAGACTCTTACTGCTGGTGGATCGATGATCATCTTAAAGATTCTCATACAACAGGAAATATTTGTTCAGCTCTAAAAGAGAAGTTACCGACCGTACCTTGGCATAGTATTGTGTGGTTTTCTGGAGGAATCCCTAAGCATAAGTTCCTCACTTGGTTGTTTGTGTTGAATAGATGCCCAACTCGTGATAGAATGTTGAACTGGGGATTGCAGGTCGATTCCTATTGCCTACTATGTGCCGCCGAACCGGAGAGCCGGGACCATCTTTTCTTTGACTGCTCGTTTGCTTGGTTGGTGTGGCGTACTGTTGCGGAGCGGTGTTTATTTACCCCTTCTAGATCGTGGTCTGTGAAGCTTCAGAGTCTCTTATCATTCAGGGGACCTCGGGTCTTAAAGAAACTCCTCCTTCTGGCCTGGCAAGCTACAATCTACACGCTATGGACGGAGAGCAACTATCGGCTTCATCGAAACAACTACAAATCCTCTGATCTTCTACTTCGCCAGATTGACAACATCGTCCGGAACAAAGCCTCAAGCTTTCGTGATATGAACCCGACGCTCTCTCTTGACCTTCTCCACCTTTGGTTCTCCAACTATGCGAGGATGATACCCTAA
- the LOC104738072 gene encoding uncharacterized protein LOC104738072: protein MSDDAAPLNFVERPNPIDTRGGYLDHGDPEYKCQFCGAFMWYDERLNKRRNANNPSFSLCFLQGTVQLPLFKESPEFIKKMLTGTDRLSKHFQNNLRGYDMVFAITSLGGKVDKTVHQGKGPNMFQLQGSNYHLIGSMKPKEKDYAKFSQLYNVDTENEVPNRQTVMSKSKTSTTGGGKKNLKKEIIEPLIKMLDEVNLYVKHFRAASYRFASNADETFHMRIISDRVGLDGRNYTNPTVPEIAALIPGDFVKEMPERDIIIEEKTTGSLQRISEIHPSYLALQYLLIHIFGEDGFRPGIQKGFLGKPKTKKTKCISMRQWFAFRIQEREAESNTLLLSRRLFQQYVVDAYTAIESNRLKYIKLNQSKIRYENYSSIKEAAESWDINMGEQGNPISIPSLFTGGPRYMVQSYYDAMAICKHYGFPDLFITFTCNPKCPEITRYVKEHGLNANDRPDIICRIFKIKLESLMFDVTEKKLLGKTVAAMYTMEFQKRGLPHAHILLFMDQKSKLPTSDEINNIICVEIPDKDNKPELYEIIKDSMIHGLCGAANKNSPCMVDGKCSKMYPKSHSELNRVGKDGYSIYRRRRSSSFIEKGDFNCDNRWVVPYNEKYVSTAEAIWRIYKFPIQFRTTPVQKLSFHIEGKKPCYFRKDANIDEVLEKSINEDSQLTAWFYLNQINPTANQYLYSKIPAHYTWQGQRKQWRERKKGFSLGRINYVPRRMEPEYFMRILLNIFRGPKSFDDIKTYKGVIYNTYKEACFARGILDDDHIFIDSLLDAKKWCFGPQLRNLFANMILSECLSRPDHVWEQTWEHLSEDIKVMKRNEYNNPDLNLTDADKRNYTLVEIEKLMLMNGSSLLGIENLPKPSRESIDNSNHLIVEEMKYNREEQKEKHDNWEEFFFVYGFGGTGKTFMWKTLSAAVRYCGMIVLNTTSSGIASLLLPGGRTAHSRFGIPITPDDNTSCTMTPNSDVAKLMEEASLIIWDEAPMMSKYCFENLDRSLNDCVGKFGTKPFGGKVVVFGGDFRQILPVIHGAGRAEIVLSALNASYLWEHCKVLKLTKNMRLLSNKLSVDQAKEIIEFSNWILDGGDGKISEPNDGEALIDILEEFLITNVDDPIEAISREIYGDVELLQEKKDPTFFQERAILAPTNDDVNTINQSMLDKLPGEEKIYSSSDSIDPTDLESAENLIFTPVFLNSIKISGLPMHSLRLKIGAHVMLLRNLDPKGGLCNGTRLQVTQMADHVLEAMVITGDRARDLVLIPQIFIKPSDTKLPFKMRRTQFPIAFAFAMTINKSQGQSLTEVGLYLPRPVFSHGQLYIALSRVTSKKGLQILIVDKKGQI from the exons ATGTCGGATGATGCAGCACCATTAAACTTTGTTGAAAGACCTAATCCCATAGATACAAGAGGAG GTTACTTAGACCATGGTGATCCAGAATATAAGTGTCAATTTTGTGGTGCATTTATGTGGTACGATGAGAGGCTTAACAAGAGGAGAAATGCCAATAATCCATCATTTTCTCTTTGCTTTCTACAAGGAACAGTTCAACTTCCACTTTTCAAAGAATCACCagagtttattaaaaaaatgcttACAGGTACTGATCGATTGAGCAAACATTTTCAGAACAATCTAAGAGGCTATGATATGGTTTTCGCCATTACTTCTCTTGGTGGGAAAGTTGATAAAACAGTGCATCAAGGGAAGGGACCAAATATGTTTCAACTACAAGGATCTAATTACCATCTTATTGGTAGTATGAAAcctaaagaaaaagattatgcAAAATTCTCACAACTATACAACGTCGATACTGAAAATGAAGTTCCAAACAGACAAACTGTTATGAG TAAAAGTAAAACGAGTACTACAGGTGGTGGTAAAAAGAATTTGAAGAAGGAAATAATAGAACCGCTTATTAAGATGTTAGACGAAGTAAATCTTTATGTCAAGCATTTCAGAGCTGCTAGTTATAGGTTTGCATCTAATGCCGACGAAACTTTCCATATGAGGATCATTAGTGATAGAGTTGGTCTTGATGGTCGAAATTATACAAATCCTACTGTACCGGAGATAGCTGCCTTAATTCCTGGGGATTTTGTCAAGGAAATGCCAGAACGAGATATCATTATTGAGGAAAAAACAACAGGATCCCTACAGAGAATTAGTGAAATTCATCCTTCCTATTTGGCTCTACAGTATCTGTTGATTCACATTTTTGGTGAAGATGGATTCAGACCTGGAATTCAGAAAGGATTCTTAGGGAAACCCAAGACCAAGAAGACAAAGTGTATTAGTATGAGGCAATGGTTTGCATTTCGGATTCAAGAGAGAGAGGCTGAATCAAATACTCTTCTACTATCTAGGAGGTTGTTCCAGCAGTATGTTGTTGATGCCTACACTGCCATCGAATCTAACCGCTTGAAATATATCAAACTGAATCAGTCTAAGATAAGGTATGAGAATTACAGCTCTATTAAGGAAGCAGCCGAATCATGGGACATAAATATGGGTGAACAAGGCAATCCTATTTCAATTCCATCTTTATTTACTGGTGGTCCAAGATATATGGTTCAAAGTTATTACGATGCTATGGCCATATGTAAACATTATGGCTTCCCTGACCTTTTTATTACATTTACATGCAATCCTAAGTGCCCTGAGATAACAAGGTATGTTAAAGAACATGGTCTCAATGCTAATGATAGGCCTGACATTATATGCCGCATTTTCAAGATAAAGCTAGAGTCCTTAATGTTCGACGTGACTGAGAAGAAACTACTAGGGAAAACAGTTGCAG CTATGTATACAATGGAGTTTCAAAAAAGAGGTTTACCCCATGCTCATATACTGTTGTTCATGGATCAGAAAAGTAAGTTGCCCACATCTGATGAAATCAACAACATCATATGTGTTGAGATCCCAGATAAAGATAACAAACCAGAGCTATATGAAATCATTAAAGATTCAATGATTCATGGACTTTGTGGAGCCGCTAATAAGAATTCCCCATGTATGGTTGATGGGAAGTGTTCAAAGATGTATCCTAAGTCGCATTCAGAGCTAAATAGAGTTGGTAAGGATGGTTATTCTATATACAGGAGGAGACGTTCATCGAGTTTTATTGAGAAAGGTGATTTTAATTGCGACAACAGATGGGTAGTTCCTTACAATGAGAA ATATGTCTCGACCGCGGAAGCTATTTGGAGGATCTATAAATTTCCAATACAGTTTAGAACAACTCCTGTCCAGAAACTGTCATTCCATATTGAAGGCAAGAAACCATGTTACTTCAGAAAAGATGCCAATATAGATGAAGTGTTGGAAAAATCTATTAACGAAGACTCGCAGTTGACAGCTTGGTTCTACCTGAATCAGATTAATCCTACCGCTAATCAGTATctttattcaaaaataccaGCTCATTATACTTGGCAGGGTCAGAGAAAGCAATGgcgagaaaggaaaaaagggtTCTCCCTAGGGAGGATTAATTATGTGCCACGCCGTATGGAACCAGAATATTTTATGAGAATCCTCCTTAATATTTTCCGAGGACCAAAATCGTTTGACGATATTAAGACATACAAAGGTGTTATTTATAACACATATAAAGAAGCATGCTTTGCTCGTGGTATCCTAGATGATGATCATATCTTCATTGATAGTCTCCTAGATGCAAAGAAATGGTGTTTTGGACCTCAACTACGGAATCTCTTTGCTAATATGATATTGTCAGAATGTTTATCTCGACCAGATCATGTGTGGGAACAAACTTGGGAACATCTTTCTGAAGATATCAAAGTCATGAAAAGGAATGAATACAACAATCCAG ATCTAAACTTGACCGATGCTGACAAGAGGAATTATACGTTGGTTGAGATAGAGAAACTGATGTTGATGAATGGTAGCTCGCTTTTAGGTATTGAGAACTTGCCGAAGCCATCAAGAGAAAGTATTGACAATTCAAATCATTTGATTGTTGAAGAAATGAAATACAACCGTGAggagcaaaaagaaaaacatgacaATTGG GAGGAGTTTTTTTTCGTTTACGGATTTGGTGGTACAGGGAAAACGTTCATGTGGAAGACTTTATCGGCTGCAGTTAGATATTGTGGGATGATTGTGCTTAATACGACATCTAGCGGCATTGCTTCACTTCTGCTTCCTGGAGGTAGGACTGCTCATTCTAGGTTTGGCATTCCTATAACTCCAGATGATAATACATCATGCACTATGACACCAAACTCTGATGTAGCCAAATTAATGGAAGAGGCTTCTCTAATCATATGGGATGAAGCTCCAATGATGAGTAAGTATTGTTTTGAGAACTTGGATCGGAGTTTAAATGACTGTGTTGGGAAGTTTGGAACTAAGCCATTTGGAGGGAAAGTGGTTGTTTTCGGTGGAGATTTCAGACAGATACTTCCAGTTATACATGGTGCAGGTAGGGCTGAAATTGTTCTTTCGGCATTGAATGCATCTTACCTTTGGGAACACTGCAAGGTACTAAAGCTAACGAAGAACATGCGTCTTCTTAGCAACAAGCTTAGTGTTGATCAAGCAAAAGAGATTATTGAGTTTTCAAATTGGATCCTAGATGGGGGTGATGGAAAAATCTCGGAACCAAACGATGGAGAGGCTCTAATAGACATTCTTGAAGAGTTTCTGATTACAAATGTTGATGACCCCATTGAAGCGATCAGCAGAGAAATATATGGGGATGTTGAGTTGTTGCAGGAAAAGAAGGATCCAACATTTTTCCAAGAGCGAGCTATTTTAGCACCCACTAACGATGATGTTAATACAATAAATCAAAGCATGCTTGACAAGTTACCAG GGGAAGAGAAAATCTACTCTAGCAGTGATAGTATCGACCCCACTGATTTAGAGTCAGCTGAGAACCTCATTTTCACACCAGTTTttttaaactctattaaaattTCTGGTTTACCGATGCATAGTTTACGCCTAAAGATTGGTGCTCATGTTATGTTGCTTAGGAATCTAGACCCTAAAGGCGGTTTATGTAATGGAACGAGGCTTCAAGTAACTCAAATGGCTGATCATGTGTTAGAAGCTATGGTTATCACAGGAGACAGAGCAAGAGATTTGGTGTTGATTCCTCAAATCTTTATCAAACCTTCTGACACCAAACTTCCATTCAAGATGCGTCGGACGCAGTTTCCAATTGCTTTTGCCTTTGCTATGACAATTAATAAGAGTCAGGGTCAATCGCTTACTGAAGTTGGTCTTTACTTGCCTCGACCAGTATTCTCACATGGTCAACTGTATATTGCTTTATCTAGAGTTACTTCTAAGAAAGGGTTGCAAATATTgattgttgacaagaaaggGCAAATTTAG
- the LOC104738071 gene encoding uncharacterized protein LOC104738071 → MASNLAVTDLASIKPFKTVWKVQIKIIHSWQQYTSYSGETLEMVLADVSGTLIHATVKKQQLHKFQRMIVPGQWRIIEDFSLTKATGKFRVTKHAYRMFLLNTSIIVPCASLSDDIYLHLVDFQTIHNEPSLNENILIDVIGQVVNVGEMKTHEVDNKFKKKLEFELKDTRDERLACTLWGKFAENMLAACENNRLNRLICLLRFAKVNSLKGQRSVSNAFEMSLLLIDPALPPIAYFLANLPNDGLALTIQQVGPKEDPKVKKAESYKRVPAKTIAELLEYKQEGKFRIMCAVYAIDTEFAWYYFVCSKCNTTCYNVPKEENEDLKKNKKTMFWCSGCNNNHSNVEPRFRLILCVMDSTAQTKFMLFENHAYSLIQQSSLQLLNGHFDEIVDPKNIPKEIQNLVGKTFQFVVSIEKDNIKEGSDTYKVGHVFVGLEVEEDDTIEHSVGDDDLTTLVSANKWLRQCRHSISFHYTFSKRKDDESDDTSNNSSSSKQACLGSITRAIEDEHVDDDGRSLRSG, encoded by the exons ATGGCTTCCAACTTAGCAGTAACTGATCTTGCATCCATCAAGCCTTTCAAGACTGTTTGGAAGgtccaaatcaaaatcattcatAGCTGGCAGCAGTATACCAGCTACTCTGGTGAGACCCTGGAGATGGTCCTAGCTGATGTCTCT GGTACTTTGATCCATGCGACTGTGAAGAAACAACAGCTTCACAAGTTCCAGCGTATGATCGTCCCTGGTCAATGGAGAATCATTGAGGATTTTTCATTGACTAAGGCTACTGGCAAATTTAGGGTCACAAAGCATGCTTACCGTATGTTTTTGTTGAACACTTCCATAATTGTGCCATGTGCGTCATTGTCTGATGACATCTACCTTCACTTGGTTGATTTCCAGACTATTCACAACGAGCCATCCTTGAATGAgaacattttgattg ATGTGATTGGCCAAGTTGTAAATGTTGGTGAAATGAAAACTCATGAAGTGGATAACAAGTTCAAAAAGAAGCTAGAGTTTGAACTCAAGGACACTAG GGATGAACGTTTAGCATGTACGCTATGGGGCAAGTTTGCTGAAAACATGTTAGCGGCCTGTGAAAACAATCGTCTTAATAGATTGATATGTTTGCTGCGTTTTGCTAAAGTGAATTCTTTGAAAG GTCAAAGATCTGTCTCCAATGCTTTCGAGATGTCTTTACTTCTGATTGATCCAGCTCTCCCTCCAATTGCTTACTTCCTCGCaaa TTTGCCTAATGATGGCTTAGCCTTGACAATCCAACAAGTTGGTCCTAAGGAAGACCCAAAAGTGAAGAAAGCCGAATCCTACAAACGTGTTCCAGCAAAAACGATTGCTGAACTCCTAGAGTACAAGCAG GAGGGAAAATTTAGGATCATGTGCGCTGTGTATGCAATTGACACGGAGTTTGCTTGGTACTACTTTGTCTGTTCAAAGTGTAATACCACTTGCTACAATGTACCGAAAGAAGAGAATGAAGATcttaagaaaaacaagaagacaatGTTTTGGTGTTCTGGTTGTAATAACAACCATAGCAATGTTGAGCCAAG GTTTAGGTTGATCTTGTGTGTCATGGATTCCACTGCACAGacaaaatttatgttgtttGAGAACCATGCATACAGTCTCATACAACAATCTTCTCTTCAGCTACTCAATGGTCATTTCGACGAG ATAGTTGATCCCAAAAACATTCCTAAGGAGATACAGAACTTGGTTGGCAAGACTTTTCAATTTGTTGTGAGTATTGAAAAGGATAACATCAAAGAGGGAAGTGATACATACAAGGTGGGTCATGTCTTTGTTGGTCTAGAGGTTGAGGAAGATGATACTATTGAGCATTCagttggtgatgatgatttaaCCACTCTTGTGAGTGCTAACAAg TGGCTTCGACAATGCAGGCATAGCATCTCCTTCCACTACACTTTTTCAAAGAGGAAGGATGATGAGTCTGACGATACGTCAAacaattcatcttcttctaaacAAGCATGTTTAGGTTCGATTACTCGTGCTATTGAAGATGAacatgttgatgatgatggcaGGAGCTTAAGGAGTGGCTGA